From one Deltaproteobacteria bacterium genomic stretch:
- a CDS encoding SDR family oxidoreductase yields the protein MTRLTKLSRSIAGRAALVTGAASGMGRATAHLFADEGAHVAVTDVGRDAVERVVDEIRAAGGSARGFAMDVSDDAAVARVVPEIAAAFGRLDIVINNAGVIRFAKIDADDFMASWDSALSIMLTAHVRVVRAALPFLRKSDAGRIVNIASTEALGATKFGSPYTAAKTGVVGLTRALAVELGAEGITVNCICPGPIRTAMTAPIPEEHKAIFARRNVALGRYAEPEEVAHGTLNFCLPASQYITGATLPVDGGMTIKNA from the coding sequence ATGACCCGACTCACGAAGCTCTCCCGCTCGATCGCCGGACGCGCCGCACTCGTCACCGGAGCCGCGAGCGGCATGGGCCGCGCCACCGCGCACCTCTTTGCCGACGAAGGCGCACACGTCGCGGTGACCGACGTCGGTCGCGACGCGGTGGAGCGCGTGGTCGACGAGATCCGCGCCGCCGGCGGCTCGGCGCGCGGCTTCGCGATGGACGTCTCCGACGACGCCGCGGTCGCGCGCGTGGTGCCCGAAATCGCGGCCGCCTTCGGCCGGCTCGACATCGTGATCAACAACGCCGGCGTGATCCGCTTCGCGAAGATCGACGCCGACGACTTCATGGCCAGCTGGGACTCCGCGCTCTCGATCATGCTGACCGCGCACGTGCGCGTGGTGCGCGCCGCGCTGCCGTTCCTGCGCAAGTCCGACGCCGGGCGGATAGTGAACATCGCCTCGACCGAGGCGCTCGGCGCCACCAAGTTCGGCAGCCCCTACACCGCGGCGAAGACGGGCGTGGTCGGCCTCACGCGCGCGCTCGCGGTCGAGCTCGGCGCCGAAGGCATCACCGTGAACTGCATCTGCCCCGGCCCGATCCGCACCGCCATGACCGCCCCGATCCCCGAAGAGCACAAGGCGATCTTCGCCCGCCGCAACGTCGCCCTCGGCCGCTACGCCGAGCCCGAAGAAGTCGCGCACGGCACGCTGAACTTCTGCCTTCCCGCCTCGCAGTACATCACCGGCGCCACGCTCCCCGTCGACGGCGGCATGACGATCAAGAACGCATAG
- the rsgA gene encoding ribosome small subunit-dependent GTPase A: MSEAEGTVLTVTRGGCDVVHGEQVISLKLVGKHAHREMALAVGDRVSFDPLRKIVIDVLPRRTVLARQRSFGKPREQVLAANADLLAIVASVASPPFRSGAVDRFLLAAHLGGLEAILVVNKLDLLQPGAALPDEIRACESVLEVFPVSARTGAGLEAFRAKLARSTTVLAGHSGVGKSSLINALEPELRLETGEISKWDRGSHTTSASTYLRLANDAVVIDTPGVREIAAGPIDPSALGPVYPEIELLSAGCRFRDCRHRAEPSCAVRAAVESGALSAARLANYHRLLDEAVAVVGSPPR, encoded by the coding sequence GTGAGCGAGGCGGAAGGAACCGTTCTCACGGTCACGCGCGGCGGCTGCGACGTGGTGCACGGCGAGCAGGTGATCAGCCTGAAGCTGGTCGGAAAGCACGCCCACCGCGAGATGGCGCTCGCGGTCGGCGACCGGGTGAGCTTCGACCCGCTGCGCAAGATCGTGATCGACGTGCTCCCGCGCCGCACCGTGCTCGCGCGGCAGCGCAGCTTCGGAAAGCCGCGCGAGCAGGTTCTGGCCGCGAACGCGGATCTGCTCGCGATCGTCGCGTCGGTCGCGAGCCCCCCGTTCCGCTCCGGCGCGGTCGACCGCTTCCTGCTCGCCGCGCACCTGGGCGGCCTCGAGGCGATCCTGGTGGTGAACAAGCTCGACCTGCTGCAGCCCGGCGCCGCGCTTCCCGACGAGATCCGCGCCTGCGAATCGGTGCTCGAGGTGTTTCCGGTCTCGGCGCGAACGGGCGCGGGGCTCGAAGCGTTCCGCGCAAAGCTCGCGAGAAGCACGACCGTGCTCGCCGGCCACTCCGGCGTGGGCAAGTCGTCGCTGATCAACGCGCTCGAGCCGGAGCTTCGGCTCGAGACCGGCGAGATCAGCAAGTGGGACCGCGGCTCGCACACGACGTCGGCCTCGACCTATCTGCGGCTCGCGAACGACGCGGTGGTGATCGACACCCCGGGCGTGCGCGAGATCGCGGCCGGCCCGATCGACCCGAGCGCGCTGGGCCCGGTCTACCCCGAGATCGAGCTTCTCTCGGCGGGCTGCCGCTTCCGCGACTGCCGCCACCGTGCCGAGCCCAGCTGCGCCGTGCGCGCAGCCGTGGAATCGGGCGCGCTCTCCGCCGCGCGCCTGGCGAACTACCACCGACTGCTCGACGAGGCGGTCGCCGTGGTAGGATCGCCCCCACGATGA
- a CDS encoding gamma-glutamyl-gamma-aminobutyrate hydrolase family protein, which yields MRPRIGITTYGPEGARSSFSLPRCYSDAVAAAGGMPVLLVSGSIPDEELLGSIDALIVAGGGDIGPESYGGAGHETVYSVNPVRDSFEMSLLRRALERTDLPVLGICRGMQVMNIVLGGDLEPHLPDVYGESVLHRLPPREPTQHGVRAERAGVLGEIFGGDEFPVCSWHHQALRRLGSGLAVTAHAPDGVVEGVVFDSHPFALGVQWHPEMQALDDARQLRLFAALVDRARRSP from the coding sequence ATGCGACCACGGATCGGCATCACCACCTACGGACCCGAGGGCGCGCGCAGCTCCTTCTCGCTGCCGCGCTGCTACTCCGACGCGGTGGCGGCGGCGGGGGGAATGCCGGTGCTGCTGGTCTCGGGCTCGATCCCCGACGAGGAGCTGCTCGGTTCGATCGACGCGCTGATCGTCGCGGGCGGCGGCGACATCGGCCCGGAGTCGTACGGCGGCGCGGGCCACGAGACGGTCTACAGCGTGAACCCCGTGCGCGACTCGTTCGAGATGTCGCTGCTGCGCCGCGCGCTCGAGCGGACGGATCTTCCCGTGCTCGGCATCTGCCGCGGCATGCAGGTCATGAACATCGTGCTCGGCGGCGATCTCGAGCCGCACCTTCCCGACGTGTACGGCGAATCTGTGCTGCACCGGCTGCCGCCGCGCGAGCCGACGCAGCACGGCGTACGCGCGGAGCGCGCCGGCGTGCTCGGCGAGATTTTCGGCGGCGACGAGTTCCCGGTCTGCTCCTGGCACCACCAGGCGCTGCGCCGGCTGGGCAGCGGCCTGGCGGTGACGGCCCATGCACCGGACGGTGTCGTCGAAGGCGTGGTCTTCGACTCGCACCCCTTCGCGCTCGGCGTGCAGTGGCACCCGGAGATGCAGGCGCTCGACGACGCGCGGCAGCTGCGCCTGTTCGCGGCGCTGGTCGACCGCGCGCGCCGCTCGCCGTGA